The following is a genomic window from Armatimonadota bacterium.
CAGCAGCGGCACCGGCGCTCCCGCCGCTCCCGCCCGCCGCCACACGAGCCACGCCGCCGTCGCCATCATCAGGTAGAGCACCGTCCACGCCGGGCCGAACGCCCAGCTCGGCGGCGTCCAGGATGGCTTGTGCAACCGCTCGTACCAGTTCGAGCCGCCGGGGCCGCCGAGCGCCGCTCCCAGCGCAGCCGCGCTGAAACAGAGCAGCACGAAGACTCCGAATCCAATGAGGCGTTGCCCGAGACTCATCTCCACCTCCGCCGCCTTCCGAGGGTGCATGGCTCGCCCCTATCATACAGCGTGCCGGGGCAGCGCGCAACGGGTGCTTGGAGCAGCCCTCCGCGCATGCGGATTCCCCGCGTCGGCTACAAACCGGCGCAGAAACGACGAACCGCGAAGCGGGTTTAACCCGCTTCGCGGTCGCGTTCACTGTGCATGCGACATCTGGCCCTATTCGGGCTTAATCCTAACCGATTCGGCCTTCTCCTCCGGCTCCACTTTGGGCAGCGTGACCTCGAGCAGGCCATCCTTGAAGGACGCCTTGGCGGCGTCGCTCTTGATCTCGACAGGCACGGGAACGGTGCGATGGAACATGCCCCACGACCGCTCGCGGCGGTAGAAGCGGCGATCACGCTGCTCCTTCTCCTCGCTCATTTCCGCCCTGATCGTGAGGGCGTCAGGCGTCACCTCGATATCGAGGTCATCCTTCTTGACACCGGGAAGTTCCGCGCGCACGACGACGGATTCATCGGTCTCCTCAATGTCCACCGAAGGCACCCGCAGCCCCTCGCCCGTCCGCGCGAGCCCAGGTCGGCCGGTGAAGAAATCCTCGAACATACGGTCAATCTCATCCCTCATCCGGGACAGTCCCCCGAAGGGGTCCCACCTCATCAGGCTCATACGACCACCTCCGATTGAGATTCCGGGCTGCCGGCGAATACGAGCCTGCAGCCGCATCTCTTGTATG
Proteins encoded in this region:
- a CDS encoding Hsp20/alpha crystallin family protein; translated protein: MSLMRWDPFGGLSRMRDEIDRMFEDFFTGRPGLARTGEGLRVPSVDIEETDESVVVRAELPGVKKDDLDIEVTPDALTIRAEMSEEKEQRDRRFYRRERSWGMFHRTVPVPVEIKSDAAKASFKDGLLEVTLPKVEPEEKAESVRIKPE
- a CDS encoding tryptophan-rich sensory protein; its protein translation is MSLGQRLIGFGVFVLLCFSAAALGAALGGPGGSNWYERLHKPSWTPPSWAFGPAWTVLYLMMATAAWLVWRRAGAAGAPVPLLLFGLQLVFNAAWTPLFFGLKMPGAAFAEIVALWWLILATLIAFWKTVPAAGILMMPYLAWVSFAAALNFAIWRMNAGASG